TCCACTGGCTTAATCGGTAGTCGCAGCCTTCGCGAGCAACAGCGTCATGGATAAGGTGATCTTGAATTGATCCCGGTCGCACCGGTACAACCATTTCCTCATTCGAGCTGGCACTGTCCGACCTTGCCCGCAGCAGCGAGCAACTGCTCAACCATGCGCTGCAGCAGCCTGGTCCAATCACGGTGGCTCTTGTCTTTGCCGGAGGAGCTTTAACCAGCCTGGGCCCCTGTTCCCTGTCTTTGCTACCTGTCACGCTCGCGTACCTAGCCGGCTTCGATAGCAAGCAAAAGCCTTGGCAACGCAGTCTTTCGTTTTGTGCTGGCATCGTGGGAGCCCTGGTTGTGCTGGGCAGCCTGAGTGGATTGCTGGGCCGCATCTACGGTCAAATCCCTGGTTTGGTACCAACCCTTGTTGCAGTCCTAGCAATGGTGATGGGGCTCAATCTTCTGGGCGTGGTTCGAATCCCCCTTCCCGCAGGACCCGACCCGATGCGTTGGACCAGCAAGGTGCCCGCTCCGCTAGCCCCGGT
The Synechococcus sp. CC9311 DNA segment above includes these coding regions:
- a CDS encoding cytochrome c biogenesis CcdA family protein; protein product: MLNHALQQPGPITVALVFAGGALTSLGPCSLSLLPVTLAYLAGFDSKQKPWQRSLSFCAGIVGALVVLGSLSGLLGRIYGQIPGLVPTLVAVLAMVMGLNLLGVVRIPLPAGPDPMRWTSKVPAPLAPVAAGLAFGLAASPCTTPVLAVLLGWIASTGRPLLGVLMLTSFGIGQVLPLLLAGNLAASLPRLLALRPIGRWVPPISGVVLLATGTLTLLARLT